In Cyprinus carpio isolate SPL01 chromosome A1, ASM1834038v1, whole genome shotgun sequence, the following proteins share a genomic window:
- the sorcs3 gene encoding VPS10 domain-containing receptor SorCS3: METRLVVFPGAHFTLSTWLILSFLYVFPNVKAEISCAPCMSPMQVNYAGDEHLRDPPDSGKYPRQDQKKPKLITVLYPNVGVPTGLEVDGFPGIATKLERKAERINSRAPLENFTESALDVELFSDEYVKSESELESEDAALGRAKRSVPEFLESARSADPRSEEQRKTSGLRMDGQGKRAEVRWNKDDEHDGRVSDSRPDEPKLTSSTFALAGDSAHNHAVVYWTGKNSSVSPQHTVLLCSS; the protein is encoded by the coding sequence ATGGAGACCCGTCTGGTTGTATTCCCTGGAGCTCACTTTACTCTTTCTACCTGGCTAATTCTTTCCTTCTTGTATGTTTTTCCAAATGTAAAGGCAGAAATAAGTTGCGCGCCATGTATGTCGCCAATGCAAGTGAATTACGCAGGGGATGAGCATCTGCGTGACCCGCCTGATTCTGGGAAATATCCGAGACAGGATCAAAAGAAACCCAAGCTGATCACAGTTCTTTACCCGAATGTTGGAGTACCCACTGGACTAGAGGTGGATGGTTTTCCAGGGATCGCGACGAAACTGGAAAGAAAGGCAGAGAGGATAAACTCCCGTGCGCCTTTGGAGAACTTCACCGAGTCCGCTTTAGATGTAGAATTGTTTTCGGATGAATATGTGAAAAGTGAATCCGAACTGGAATCCGAGGACGCCGCATTGGGGAGAGCCAAAAGAAGCGTGCCCGAGTTTCTGGAGAGCGCGCGGAGCGCTGATCCTCGCTCGGAGGAGCAGAGAAAAACCTCCGGTCTGCGGATGGATGGACAGGGTAAACGCGCCGAAGTTCGCTGGAACAAGGATGATGAGCATGATGGCAGAGTATCGGATTCCAGACCAGACGAACCCAAACTGACCAGCAGCACTTTTGCTCTGGCTGGAGACTCCGCACACAACCACGCAGTCGTGTACTGGACTGGAAAAAACAGCAGTGTAAGTCCGCAACATACTGTACTTCTTTGCAGTAGCTAA